A region of Clostridium acetobutylicum ATCC 824 DNA encodes the following proteins:
- the fabV gene encoding enoyl-ACP reductase FabV: MIVKAKFVKGFIRDVHPYGCRREVLNQIDYCKKAIGFRGPKKVLIVGASSGFGLATRISVAFGGPEAHTIGVSYETGATDRRIGTAGWYNNIFFKEFAKKKGLVAKNFIEDAFSNETKDKVIKYIKDEFGKIDLFVYSLAAPRRKDYKTGNVYTSRIKTILGDFEGPTIDVERDEITLKKVSSASIEEIEETRKVMGGEDWQEWCEELLYEDCFSDKATTIAYSYIGSPRTYKIYREGTIGIAKKDLEDKAKLINEKLNRVIGGRAFVSVNKALVTKASAYIPTFPLYAAILYKVMKEKNIHENCIMQIERMFSEKIYSNEKIQFDDKGRLRMDDLELRKDVQDEVDRIWSNITPENFKELSDYKGYKKEFMNLNGFDLDGVDYSKDLDIELLRKLEP, translated from the coding sequence ATGATAGTAAAAGCAAAGTTTGTAAAAGGATTTATCAGAGATGTACATCCTTATGGTTGCAGAAGGGAAGTACTAAATCAAATAGATTATTGTAAGAAGGCTATTGGGTTTAGGGGACCAAAGAAGGTTTTAATTGTTGGAGCCTCATCTGGGTTTGGTCTTGCTACTAGAATTTCAGTTGCATTTGGAGGTCCAGAAGCTCACACAATTGGAGTATCCTATGAAACAGGAGCTACAGATAGAAGAATAGGAACAGCGGGATGGTATAATAACATATTTTTTAAAGAATTTGCTAAAAAAAAAGGATTAGTTGCAAAAAACTTCATTGAGGATGCCTTTTCTAATGAAACCAAAGATAAAGTTATTAAGTATATAAAGGATGAATTTGGTAAAATAGATTTATTTGTTTATAGTTTAGCTGCGCCTAGGAGAAAGGACTATAAAACTGGAAATGTTTATACTTCAAGAATAAAAACAATTTTAGGAGATTTTGAGGGACCGACTATTGATGTTGAAAGAGACGAGATTACTTTAAAAAAGGTTAGTAGTGCTAGCATTGAAGAAATTGAAGAAACTAGAAAGGTAATGGGTGGAGAGGATTGGCAAGAGTGGTGTGAAGAGCTGCTTTATGAAGATTGTTTTTCGGATAAAGCAACTACCATAGCATACTCGTATATAGGATCCCCAAGAACCTACAAGATATATAGAGAAGGTACTATAGGAATAGCTAAAAAGGATCTTGAAGATAAGGCTAAGCTTATAAATGAAAAACTTAACAGAGTTATAGGTGGTAGAGCCTTTGTGTCTGTGAATAAAGCATTAGTTACAAAAGCAAGTGCATATATTCCAACTTTTCCTCTTTATGCAGCTATTTTATATAAGGTCATGAAAGAAAAAAATATTCATGAAAATTGTATTATGCAAATTGAGAGAATGTTTTCTGAAAAAATATATTCAAATGAAAAAATACAATTTGATGACAAGGGAAGATTAAGGATGGACGATTTAGAGCTTAGAAAAGACGTTCAAGACGAAGTTGATAGAATATGGAGTAATATTACTCCTGAAAATTTTAAGGAATTATCTGATTATAAGGGATACAAAAAAGAATTCATGAACTTAAACGGTTTTGATCTAGATGGGGTTGATTATAGTAAAGACCTGGATATAGAATTATTAAGAAAATTAGAACCTTAA
- a CDS encoding S1C family serine protease: MKTHKLLSIVLASVLLTSSFTGCTFASNKKKITPDTANAQNASTSVESPITKASKKVLPSVVGVTTTYIERDNTKKEGVGSGMIIDSSGYILTNNHVAGMTSKDLKVSLYDGSSIGAKPLWANESLDLSIIKIDKNNLQAVTLGDSSKVDIGETAIAIGNPLGLNFQRTVTSGIVSAVNRTVEAGEGVFMEDLIQTDASINPGNSGGPLIDANGNVIGVNSAKITSAEGIGFAVPINIVKPVLKSLKTTGQFKTPVIGIIGLDKSMNGYLNLNFEKGIYVYNISPNSGAAAAGINKGDIILSVNGKNINTMNELRESIYTIGANNTVSLKLKTASGEKTVNVKIQSST; encoded by the coding sequence ATGAAAACACATAAACTATTATCCATAGTCCTAGCAAGTGTTCTTTTAACCTCTTCCTTTACTGGATGCACTTTTGCTAGCAATAAAAAAAAGATAACACCGGATACTGCAAATGCTCAAAATGCTTCTACTAGTGTTGAATCTCCTATTACAAAAGCTTCAAAGAAGGTTCTTCCCTCAGTTGTTGGAGTTACTACAACCTATATTGAGAGAGATAATACAAAAAAAGAAGGTGTAGGCTCTGGAATGATAATCGACAGCAGTGGCTACATTCTAACAAATAATCACGTAGCCGGAATGACTAGCAAAGATTTAAAAGTTTCACTTTACGATGGAAGTTCTATTGGAGCAAAACCATTATGGGCTAATGAAAGCTTAGATTTATCTATTATAAAAATAGATAAAAACAATCTTCAAGCCGTAACCCTTGGTGATTCCTCTAAAGTTGATATAGGAGAAACTGCAATAGCCATAGGTAATCCACTTGGATTAAACTTTCAAAGAACTGTTACCTCTGGAATAGTAAGTGCAGTTAATAGAACTGTTGAAGCAGGCGAAGGAGTTTTCATGGAAGATTTAATTCAAACAGACGCTTCTATAAATCCCGGCAACAGCGGTGGACCTTTAATAGATGCAAATGGAAATGTCATAGGTGTAAACTCGGCGAAAATAACTAGTGCTGAAGGTATAGGCTTTGCTGTACCTATAAACATAGTTAAACCTGTACTTAAAAGTTTAAAGACAACTGGTCAATTTAAAACTCCTGTAATTGGAATTATAGGACTTGATAAATCTATGAATGGCTACCTTAATTTAAATTTTGAAAAAGGAATCTATGTTTATAATATATCTCCTAATAGCGGAGCTGCTGCTGCTGGAATAAATAAAGGCGATATCATTCTTTCTGTAAATGGAAAAAATATTAACACAATGAACGAATTAAGAGAGTCTATATATACCATTGGTGCCAATAACACTGTAAGCTTAAAGCTTAAAACCGCTTCTGGCGAAAAAACAGTTAATGTAAAAATACAAAGCTCAACTTAA
- a CDS encoding helix-turn-helix domain-containing protein, whose protein sequence is MKDSNLEIKILKNKIYDETSSIFIHNLKKLIQLEGTQKKLASKIGVSEDLLSKYKSGDAFPAIETILYICKLYNITIDEFLNIPLTSSYFEDMLYDDTGFEDIFKQDYFCYFFVTNSGKKSGIHESNLRITKKNCIFRIYIKGEVIKEFKGTYKISDNLVFFNLYSREYGYAYITMIKPSLNKSKYIGGIAMLSLPSDANSKPCCQKIIISSSKINRELSFDILNNFLCFKSERGSFGNIKISRYEDEKVYDFITNLNEETKL, encoded by the coding sequence ATGAAAGATAGCAACCTTGAAATAAAAATACTAAAAAATAAAATCTATGATGAAACCTCTAGCATCTTCATTCATAACTTAAAGAAATTAATACAACTTGAAGGAACCCAAAAAAAACTTGCATCAAAAATAGGAGTATCCGAAGATTTATTATCTAAATATAAATCTGGTGATGCCTTCCCTGCTATAGAAACAATTCTATATATTTGCAAACTATATAATATAACAATAGATGAATTTTTAAATATACCGTTAACTTCTTCTTATTTTGAAGATATGCTTTACGATGACACCGGATTTGAGGATATTTTTAAACAGGATTACTTTTGCTATTTTTTTGTTACAAACTCAGGAAAAAAGTCTGGAATTCACGAATCAAACTTAAGAATAACTAAAAAGAATTGCATTTTTAGAATATATATTAAAGGTGAGGTCATAAAAGAATTTAAAGGAACCTATAAAATTTCAGATAATCTTGTATTCTTTAATCTTTATAGTAGAGAATACGGCTATGCTTATATAACTATGATTAAACCAAGCTTGAATAAGAGCAAATACATAGGGGGGATTGCTATGTTATCTCTTCCATCCGATGCAAATAGCAAACCTTGCTGTCAAAAAATAATAATAAGCAGCTCAAAAATCAATAGAGAACTGAGCTTTGATATTTTAAATAATTTCTTATGCTTTAAGTCAGAAAGAGGCAGCTTTGGAAATATAAAAATTTCAAGATATGAAGATGAGAAGGTTTATGATTTTATAACTAATTTAAACGAAGAAACAAAATTATAA
- the cutA gene encoding Nif3-like dinuclear metal center hexameric protein, which translates to MQINQFKIEIFIPKEYVEKLGDKLSEANVGKIGNYDHCMATNIVEGYWRPLEGSEPVEGEIGKVCHSEECKIEMKCKREYVENALKIIRKVHPYEEPVINVIPILNQLFENNR; encoded by the coding sequence ATGCAAATAAATCAATTTAAAATTGAAATCTTTATTCCTAAAGAATATGTTGAAAAGCTAGGTGATAAGCTTAGTGAAGCTAATGTTGGAAAGATAGGCAATTATGATCACTGCATGGCTACTAATATTGTAGAAGGGTATTGGAGGCCACTTGAAGGATCAGAGCCTGTTGAGGGAGAGATAGGAAAGGTTTGTCATAGCGAAGAATGTAAGATAGAAATGAAATGTAAACGTGAATATGTAGAAAATGCTTTAAAGATTATAAGAAAGGTTCATCCTTATGAAGAACCAGTTATAAATGTCATACCTATTTTAAATCAATTATTTGAAAACAATAGATAA
- a CDS encoding lipid II flippase Amj family protein, producing MNIQILLILIFNFIITFIGTLAYSTRLVGVKTGKIAISFTVFNILTLVSRTAVTFQEPLLTNYAEKNLYSSNLIVIFNSIILVSGAASILGAVLIPTFQRMFSKGVMFFSLEKSIPRLVVHSMTRRGIYSMKQCVVLPSRKSVEKFNYRKLPRRIIVYNFISVAALTVGALAPIYAFKIVPNLRATCVTLSSVVNGIAQILMTIFIDPQMSIMTEEVMEKKCSEEDFKNCVLAMVGSKVAGTFAAIFILIPASFAIVFVAKGVDFISRI from the coding sequence TTGAATATACAAATTTTATTGATTTTAATATTTAATTTTATAATTACATTTATAGGAACTCTAGCATATTCTACCAGATTAGTTGGAGTAAAAACAGGTAAGATAGCTATTTCTTTTACTGTATTCAATATATTGACGCTAGTATCAAGAACTGCGGTTACCTTCCAAGAACCCCTTCTAACTAACTATGCTGAGAAAAATCTTTACTCAAGTAATTTAATAGTTATTTTTAATAGTATAATCTTAGTTTCCGGTGCAGCATCGATTTTGGGAGCAGTATTAATACCAACCTTTCAAAGAATGTTTTCAAAAGGGGTTATGTTTTTTTCTTTAGAAAAATCAATCCCAAGACTTGTAGTACATAGTATGACGAGAAGGGGGATTTATTCAATGAAACAGTGCGTGGTGCTGCCATCTAGAAAAAGCGTTGAGAAATTTAATTATAGAAAACTTCCAAGAAGGATAATAGTATACAACTTTATATCCGTTGCAGCACTTACAGTTGGAGCTTTAGCTCCTATATATGCTTTTAAAATAGTTCCTAATTTAAGAGCCACTTGTGTAACCTTATCTTCTGTTGTGAATGGTATAGCGCAAATACTTATGACCATTTTTATTGATCCACAGATGTCTATTATGACAGAGGAGGTAATGGAGAAAAAATGCAGTGAGGAAGATTTTAAGAATTGTGTTCTAGCAATGGTAGGAAGTAAAGTTGCTGGTACCTTTGCAGCTATTTTTATTTTAATTCCTGCAAGTTTT